Proteins encoded together in one Papaver somniferum cultivar HN1 unplaced genomic scaffold, ASM357369v1 unplaced-scaffold_21, whole genome shotgun sequence window:
- the LOC113340093 gene encoding uncharacterized protein LOC113340093, with the protein MDALKDLTRKTKPNVCLIQETHMMKMNNWWVKNIWGNDQFKWKDIPSQGLSGGLLTKWDDTLFECIDEAVGPNTLSQKLKSKTEDYEWCITNVYSPCTYWESWEFWVELEDLTGWATEHWVIAGDFNAIRRRRARNKPGESRRNNRLFNEFMEVHTLIDLPLNGRLYTWSNMQPDPLLCRLDRILVFPHFENFLSNLHIWWNALSYAGTASYIMSKKLQNLKFFLKRWSRETYGQVAAKKEELTRQIDAHNKREETGALTEQQFSERAE; encoded by the exons ATGGATGCTCTGaaagatttaacaaggaaaactaaaccaaatGTGTGTCTGATACAAGAAACTCACATGATGAAAATGAATAATTGGTGGGTTAAGAATATATGGGGAAATGACCAATTTAAATGGAAGGACATACCATCTCAAGGTCTCTCAGGGGGTCTTCTTACTAAATGGGATGACACACTCTTTGAATGCATAGATGAAGCAGTAGGGCCTAACACATTATCTCAAAAGCTAAAAAGCAAAACTGAAGATTATGAATGGTGCATTACAAACGTTTATTCTCCTTGCACTTACTGGGAAAGCTGGGAGTTCTGGGTAGAATTAGAAGACTTAACTGGATGGGCCACTGAACATTGGGTGATTGCAGGTGATTTTAATGCAATAAGAAGGAGAAGAGCAAGAAACAAGCCAGGAGAGTCAAGAAGAAACAACAGATTATTCAATGAATTCATGGAGGTACATACTCTAATAGATTTACCATTAAATGGAAGGTTATACACATGGTCTAATATGCAACCTGATCCATTACTATGTAGATTAGATAGAATTCTGGTTTTCCCTCATTTTGAAA ATTTCTTATCTAATCTGCACATATGGTGGAATGCTTTGAGTTACGCTGGAACTGCAAGCTACATAATGTCTAAGAAATTGCAAAACTTAAAGTTTTTTCTCAAAAGATGGAGCAGGGAGACTTATGGACAAGTAGcggcaaagaaagaagaactgACAAGACAAATTGATGCACATAATAAAAGGGAGGAAACTGGAGCTTTAACTGAACAACAATTCAGTGAAAGAGCGGAATAG